One genomic segment of Penaeus chinensis breed Huanghai No. 1 chromosome 13, ASM1920278v2, whole genome shotgun sequence includes these proteins:
- the LOC125031622 gene encoding protein diaphanous homolog 1-like, producing MQRVKAERKGKPPPAFNRHSPLHPPPPALPASARLRPPPPTSACLTSLRPPPPASACLTSLRPPPPASAHLRLPYQPPPTSARLRLPYQPPPTSAHLRLPYQPPPTSARLRPPPPAVRYHSEALVASERDRIIVMNLVITCIFTCKVRTRRLMRGSSAKRVCKAPCCATLQALLLPLWVAI from the exons ATGCAGAGGGTAAAGGCTGAGAGGAAGGGCAAG CCTCCGCCCGCCTTCAACCGCCACAGCCCGCTTCACCCTCCTCCGCCTGCCTTACCAGCCTCCGCCCGCCTCCGCCCGCCTCCGCCCACCTCCGCCTGCCTTACCAGCCTCCGCCCACCTCCGCCCGCCTCCGCCTGCCTTACCAGCCTCCGCCCGCCTCCGCCCGCCTCCGCCCACCTCCGCCTGCCTTACCAGCCTCCGCCCACCTCCGCCCGCCTCCGCCTGCCTTACCAGCCTCCGCCCACCTCCGCCCACCTCCGCCTGCCTTACCAGCCTCCGCCCACCTCCGCCCGcctccgccctcccccgcccgccgTCCGTTATCATTCCGAAGCCCTCGTTGCAAGCGAGCGAGACCGCATCATTGTGATGAACCTCGTGATCACTTGCATTTTCACCTGCAAGGTTCGAACACGAAGACTAATGCGGGGATCCAGTGCAAAGAGGGTTTGCAAAGCTCCTTGTTGCGCCACTCTGCAAGCCCTTTTATTACCTTTATGGGTTGCAATTTAA